The proteins below come from a single Benincasa hispida cultivar B227 chromosome 4, ASM972705v1, whole genome shotgun sequence genomic window:
- the LOC120075800 gene encoding uncharacterized protein At1g01500, translated as MEGAVETLPKVESIDNELQLARFSRHQPRVKAYSSSWLDLRVFYVRISNFQVDNLTPEFLTLNHIPLSPDTLFEVNGVRCSSHSEGVSSSLRRDRADKKSEEVTFVTTDNIRLSGSVKFEVYDKEDLILSGILEMANRNGLLGESKGNAKKWNMSCESKLGVGFLKGKHMNGAETASLIIEVYVAGSFSGNPIILTKTLQLSSRKKQSWKSMLDAIPESETPESNEDRFSEYDLQATEYVRYKRDIDNSDDDYYNMYWKRREYLDNEDGELSWFNAGVRVGVGIGLGVCLGIGVGVGLLVRTYRATTRNFTRRFV; from the exons ATGGAAGGTGCTGTTGAGACACTACCAAAAGTTGAATCGATCGATAATGAACTTCAACTTGCAAGATTCTCACGTCACCAGCCTCGTGTTAAAGCGTATTCATCATCTTGGCTTGATTTGAGAGTCTTCTATGTTAGGATCAGTAATTTCCAAGTGGACAACTTGACACCCGAGTTCCTCACACTCAACCATATCCCTCTCAGCCCCGACACCCTTTTTGAGGTCAATGGTGTTAGATGTAGTAGTCACTCTGAGGGCGTCTCTTCCTCCCTGAGGAGAGATAGGGCTGATAAGAAATCAGAAGAAGTTACTTTTGTGACTACTGATAATATAAGGTTGAGTGGAAGTGTAAAGTTTGAAGTATATGACAAGGAAGATTTGATTCTTTCTGGGATTCTAGAGATGGCAAATCGTAATGGTTTATTAGGGGAATCTAAAGGCAATGCGAAGAAGTGGAACATGAGCTGCGAGTCGAAGTTAGGTGTTGGCTTCTTGAAGGGAAAGCATATGAATGGAGCTGAAACTGCTTCCCTGATAATCGAGGTTTATGTAGCTGGTAGCTTCTCTGGAAATCCTATCATCTTGACCAAAACTTTGCAGCTAAGTTCTCGGAAGAAGCAAAGTTGGAAATCCATGTTGGATGCCATACCAGAATCTGAGACACCTGAATCTAATGAAGATCGATTCTCAGAATATGATTTACAG GCCACTGAATATGTAAGATACAAACGGGACATCGACAACAGTGACGACGACTACTACAACATGTACTGGAAGAGGAGAGAATATTTAGACAATGAAGATGGTGAACTCTCCTGGTTTAATGCAGGTGTGAGAGTTGGTGTTGGTATAGGGCTTGGTGTTTGTTTAGGAATTGGTGTGGGGGTTGGCTTGCTTGTCCGTACCTATCGAGCAACTACTCGAAACTTCACGAGGCGGTTCGTTTGA